The Miscanthus floridulus cultivar M001 unplaced genomic scaffold, ASM1932011v1 fs_225_2_3, whole genome shotgun sequence nucleotide sequence TGAAAATATCACACAAGAACATAGCCTAAATTTGCACAAGGAAACTTGCCTGTTGCTTCGTCTGGGACATGGTGTCGTAGGCTCGTAGCTGGAGAGGAAGTGCTGAAGCAGCTGCCATCGCTGGCCGGATTCGTGCTGTGGTCCTCTGCCTCCGCCCTCATCCTCCTCAGAACCTGAAGCTAAGTCGCCATCAGTAGCAGACATCGGCCCCGACCAAGTTGCAGCAACAGCAGCCATGGTCGCCGTGCCGTCGCGGACGTTCAGATCTAGAGATGCCAGGCTCAAGTAATAAGATAAGGGAGGAATCAATCACCTGAGATGCAGATGGCGGTACctcgaggaagaagatggcatcAGGGTCGTAGATCTCCATGCTCTAGCCTACcatgaggaagaagacggcgggtACGACAACCCTGACGAGCGCGCAGCGGGGACGACGGCCAAGAAgacggccgcggcggcggagaCGACGGCGAGGATGGCGGGTGCGGCGCTGGGGACGCGTCCGTGATGGCGAGGTCGGCGGACGCAGCACCGGGGACGGTGGCCGTGGAAGGGATGGCGCCCACcccggcccccccccccccccccccccccccccccccccgggtgCGAGCTCGTGTGACGAGAGAGTGGCGTGAGGTGTGGAGAGATGCGGCGGCGCGAGGTGTGGAGATGCGGCGACTGAGATAGGCCTGGGGAGATGCAGCCTTTTCTTTTGAGAATGGTTTAGGGTTTCGGGTGACACTTTGACTGACTGGTGGGTCCAGTGAATTTCAGTGCGTGCGAGTGGGCTGGGCTGAGCGTCCCAATATGGAAACGGGCACCGATCGTTTTGACTCTATAAAATGTGTTTTCGGCGACCGATCGCCTGAGGTAAACAACTAGCGACCGATGCACTGTCGATAA carries:
- the LOC136530880 gene encoding uncharacterized protein isoform X5 — its product is MAAVAATWSGPMSATDGDLASGSEEDEGGGRGPQHESGQRWQLLQHFLSSYEPTTPCPRRSNRPEQRNLILLRPFCYMFNLGVAKSTNQQQVYGNPAATGGREALEVCMMLDNHHEANI
- the LOC136530880 gene encoding uncharacterized protein isoform X4 — its product is MAAVAATWSGPMSATDGDLASGSEEDEGGGRGPQHESGQRWQLLQHFLSSYEPTTPCPRRSNRPEQRNLILLRPFCYMFNLGVAKSTNQQQVYGNPAATGSNTFALPGEQVGGRPWRCA